The Streptomyces capitiformicae genome contains the following window.
CACGTCGTGCGAGCCGATGGCCGCAGGGCGACGTTCGTGGTCGACGACGCGGAGACGTTCGCGAAGGACGACTTTCCCGATGAGCGCGTCTACGCCGACACCGCTGAGGCCGAGATCCGCCTCATCACCTGTGCGGGCGCCTACGACCGCACGGCCAAGGACTACACCGAGAACCTGGTGGTCTTCGGGCATCTGGCCTGAGCCGCGCGCTCAGGACCCGGTGGCCTCCGCCGCCGAAGCACACCTGGGGCGTCGAGCACCGTCGAGCGCTGCCGCTCCGCCGGGGTGTCCGACGCCGCGCTGCTCACCGTCGTACTGCGGCTGAAGGAGTACCGCGACGCCGTGGAGCGGCATGTCGTCAATGGGTGCCGCGCCGCCGAGCCGGGGACGCCACGTTGGCCGGGCGAGAGCCTGGGCGCGGTCCCGTTCACGCCCGCGCGCTCCCCGGTCGGCCCTCCGTGGTGCCCGGGGTCATCTGCGGCATGGTCGACGACCGGCCGGTGGGGCTGTGTCCACGGCTGCCCAGCGGTCGGGAGCCGGCGGAGATCGACGGGGCGGGCGTCGGTCTGGTCGTCGCGTCGCCTGCCGCCGCGCCGGAGCGGCTGCGGTTGCCGTACCGGCTGTGCGTGCGCGGGCTGGAGTCGGCGGCCGGCGGGGGTTGCGCGGGCTGCGCGAGCTCACCGATCTGGCCGGGGAGCTCGCGCCGGCGGGCCAGTCCGTGTGGGGCGCGGCCCTGAGTGACCGTTTCCTCGGCGGACTGGATCCGCGGGACGACTTCCATCGTGAGCTCGCCCGGACCGCCCTGGCGTTCCTCGACAGCGGCCGCCGGCCGGACGGACGGACGGCGACAGTGCTGTTCACGCACGCGAACACCGTCCGCTACCGCCTGGGCCGGCTCCAGCAGCTCACCGGCACCTCCTCACCGACGGCTCGCCCGACGACCCGTCCGGGACGCCGACGACCCTTCACTGGTGGTGGGCGCTGACAACGTGGCTGGACGCGGGGGCGGAAAGCGTTCCAACGCATAAGGAGAACAGCGAGGGTCCGGCTGGCCAAA
Protein-coding sequences here:
- a CDS encoding helix-turn-helix domain-containing protein, which produces MRARAGVGGRRGLRGLRELTDLAGELAPAGQSVWGAALSDRFLGGLDPRDDFHRELARTALAFLDSGRRPDGRTATVLFTHANTVRYRLGRLQQLTGTSSPTARPTTRPGRRRPFTGGGR